One segment of Leptospira langatensis DNA contains the following:
- a CDS encoding aminotransferase class V-fold PLP-dependent enzyme, giving the protein MKTTQSPDWARIQHLYPVNREMIWLNNCGTTPANTDTLHAVNEYLQGYAAHGGQTDVRRYPSVKKAIRSILAELLGVDTEELSLIHHTNEGIGFISLGLRLKAGDRILLLENEYPSNIYPWEHWKEKGVSISFVPMAETPEAFLENLKSTITPDVRVVSLSAVHWCTGMPFPLEEIGSLLSEKGIEFVLDGAQGVGLLPVRPREMGISYMAFPAWKWLLGPLGLGVLYVAKEKLEGLSFPFKGTGSVVNDEVYLPYREELKGTDRYEISTVNFIDWVYFQSTLEMLHTIGFHNSMERIYELADYLSDKLRDAGWKLASDHFPDFKTGIVVAEKDGLSMENTVSSLKKNGVMCALRLGRVRFSPHIYLAKEQLDRVVELLSR; this is encoded by the coding sequence ATGAAAACGACTCAGAGTCCGGATTGGGCGAGAATACAACATCTATATCCCGTAAATCGGGAAATGATCTGGCTGAATAATTGCGGGACCACTCCTGCCAACACGGATACGCTCCACGCGGTAAATGAATACTTGCAAGGGTATGCAGCGCATGGAGGACAGACAGATGTTCGTCGCTATCCTAGCGTTAAAAAAGCGATCCGAAGCATACTCGCAGAACTTCTGGGCGTAGACACAGAGGAACTTTCTTTGATCCATCATACAAACGAGGGGATCGGATTCATTTCCTTGGGACTTCGGCTGAAAGCGGGAGATCGGATCCTGCTCTTGGAAAACGAATATCCATCTAATATTTATCCTTGGGAGCATTGGAAAGAAAAAGGGGTCTCTATCTCTTTTGTGCCGATGGCAGAAACTCCCGAGGCATTCCTAGAAAATTTAAAATCCACTATCACTCCCGACGTGCGTGTCGTGAGCCTCTCAGCAGTACATTGGTGCACGGGCATGCCTTTCCCTTTGGAGGAAATAGGTTCTCTTCTCTCCGAGAAGGGGATCGAATTCGTATTGGATGGAGCCCAGGGAGTGGGACTTCTTCCGGTCCGCCCAAGAGAAATGGGGATTTCTTATATGGCATTCCCTGCTTGGAAATGGTTGCTTGGACCCTTGGGGCTTGGAGTTCTATACGTTGCCAAAGAAAAGCTGGAAGGATTGAGTTTCCCTTTCAAGGGAACCGGTTCCGTGGTCAACGACGAGGTTTATCTGCCATACAGAGAAGAATTGAAAGGCACAGACCGTTATGAGATCTCCACAGTGAATTTCATCGACTGGGTATACTTCCAATCTACATTAGAAATGTTGCATACGATAGGATTCCATAATTCCATGGAAAGGATCTACGAGCTTGCGGATTATCTTTCCGACAAGCTGAGAGACGCCGGTTGGAAACTTGCCTCGGACCATTTCCCTGATTTCAAGACAGGCATTGTGGTCGCTGAGAAGGATGGACTCTCTATGGAGAATACGGTCTCTTCTCTCAAGAAGAACGGGGTCATGTGTGCGCTTCGCTTAGGAAGGGTTCGCTTTTCCCCTCATATCTACCTGGCCAAGGAACAATTGGACCGAGTAGTGGAACTTCTTTCCAGGTAA
- a CDS encoding TraR/DksA family transcriptional regulator, whose protein sequence is MVAKKAAYDKKVLTEITDLLMERKNSLLEKYAKWEDNSKPSGLKEMGDIADIASEINEEMLSSVLTESEIDTIREIDVALEKIEDGSYGICEGTGKKIPLARLKAIPWTRYTVEYAEAVSKHKASGKKSPLSATLTGTYKIPSDPDSLDD, encoded by the coding sequence ATGGTAGCTAAAAAAGCCGCATACGATAAAAAGGTCCTGACTGAGATCACGGACCTTCTAATGGAGAGAAAAAACTCTCTATTGGAGAAGTATGCAAAATGGGAAGACAATAGCAAACCATCCGGTTTAAAGGAAATGGGAGATATCGCTGACATCGCCTCGGAAATTAACGAGGAGATGTTGAGTTCCGTTCTTACCGAATCCGAGATAGACACCATTCGAGAGATTGATGTCGCTCTGGAAAAGATTGAGGACGGTTCTTACGGTATTTGCGAAGGGACAGGTAAAAAAATTCCTCTCGCCCGATTGAAAGCCATTCCCTGGACTCGTTACACTGTAGAATACGCCGAAGCGGTTTCCAAGCACAAGGCTTCCGGCAAAAAAAGTCCTTTGTCCGCGACTCTGACGGGAACGTACAAAATCCCTTCTGATCCGGATTCCCTGGACGATTAA
- the rpmG gene encoding 50S ribosomal protein L33 → MREIIKLSCQVCKKNSYFQTKNKKAKSEKLVTKKFCKFCRAHVEHKESKV, encoded by the coding sequence ATGAGAGAGATCATTAAGCTTTCTTGCCAGGTTTGTAAGAAAAATTCTTACTTCCAAACAAAGAATAAAAAGGCGAAATCCGAGAAATTGGTAACGAAAAAATTCTGTAAATTTTGCCGCGCACACGTCGAACATAAGGAATCCAAGGTATAA
- a CDS encoding bile acid:sodium symporter family protein, translated as MARVLEKAALLFPLWVIIGVTITWIFPTALVWFKGPWITYSLGLTMLGMGISLRTEDFTRVFQAPKPILIGVIGQYTIMPLTGWVLGNFFQLPTPLAIGIIVVSCCPGGVASNVISFLARGDLALSVTMTAISTVLSVVMTPLLTLFLAGNSVGANALGLFLDTIQVVILPVILGILLNRYTPRFAEKVKIISPLVAVLLITLIVASIIGSGKEAVIRSGLHLIFCVFLLHISGYFFGYWVAFLGTRSFIVARTVSIEVGMQNSGLGAVLARNNFSDPLVAIPAAISSLVHSLIGSVLAGIWRRSIPGGFEEKTQLQSDLP; from the coding sequence GTGGCAAGGGTCTTAGAAAAAGCAGCCTTACTCTTTCCTCTATGGGTGATCATCGGAGTTACGATCACTTGGATCTTCCCGACGGCTCTGGTTTGGTTCAAGGGACCTTGGATCACTTATAGCTTAGGGCTTACCATGCTCGGAATGGGAATCAGTTTGAGGACGGAGGATTTCACTCGGGTCTTCCAGGCGCCTAAACCCATTTTGATCGGAGTGATCGGACAATATACGATCATGCCTCTTACCGGATGGGTCTTGGGGAATTTCTTTCAGTTACCGACTCCTCTGGCCATCGGGATCATTGTGGTCTCCTGCTGTCCCGGCGGTGTGGCTTCTAATGTGATCTCTTTCTTAGCTCGAGGGGATTTGGCGCTTTCGGTTACTATGACTGCGATCTCCACGGTGCTCTCCGTAGTGATGACTCCTCTTCTTACCTTGTTTTTAGCGGGGAATAGTGTGGGAGCAAACGCTCTCGGATTATTTTTGGATACGATCCAAGTAGTGATCCTTCCTGTGATCCTAGGTATTTTATTAAATCGTTATACACCCAGATTCGCAGAGAAGGTAAAGATCATCTCTCCTCTCGTGGCAGTACTCTTAATTACTCTGATCGTCGCTTCCATCATAGGTTCCGGAAAAGAAGCGGTGATCCGTTCTGGATTGCATCTGATCTTCTGCGTATTCCTGCTCCATATTTCGGGTTACTTTTTTGGCTACTGGGTGGCATTTCTGGGAACCCGTTCTTTTATCGTTGCCAGGACTGTTTCGATCGAAGTGGGAATGCAAAACAGCGGTTTGGGAGCGGTTTTAGCTCGAAATAATTTTTCCGACCCGTTGGTCGCTATTCCGGCTGCGATCTCCAGTTTGGTGCATTCTTTAATCGGAAGCGTTCTGGCGGGGATCTGGCGTAGGTCCATTCCTGGTGGATTCGAGGAAAAAACGCAGTTGCAAAGCGATCTTCCTTGA
- a CDS encoding ferritin-like domain-containing protein — MTIKPLKETTFLEAVAAAIQHEKDYFEFYMNTYEKLPPGRTRELFENLAEEVDEHIKFIQEVYEVAEGSELPNLKQLAAIHKFHQTTIQKIMNKVERTITGSGSKDAHEALELAIREAENSVAFYEKLTTKFDDENIKLLFSKLMDYNHNYQSLLEAELNSFDQTSSGRGAYFWDEQAEEVAKATQTPSKAAKSLKPVKAKKPAPKKAAKKAPAKKAKVVAKKKTSPKKAAPKKKAAAKKKR; from the coding sequence AGCAGTAGCCGCCGCCATCCAACATGAAAAAGACTACTTCGAATTCTACATGAATACGTACGAAAAGCTTCCTCCAGGAAGAACTAGAGAACTATTTGAAAATCTAGCGGAAGAAGTAGACGAGCATATCAAATTCATCCAAGAAGTATACGAGGTCGCAGAGGGATCCGAGCTCCCTAACCTGAAGCAGTTAGCCGCAATCCATAAGTTCCATCAGACTACCATTCAAAAGATCATGAATAAGGTGGAGCGCACCATTACCGGTTCCGGTTCCAAAGATGCTCATGAAGCATTGGAGCTGGCAATCCGAGAAGCGGAGAACTCGGTCGCATTCTATGAGAAACTGACTACCAAGTTCGACGATGAGAATATTAAATTATTGTTCAGTAAGCTAATGGATTATAATCACAATTATCAATCCTTACTCGAAGCTGAGTTGAACTCTTTCGACCAAACTAGCTCCGGAAGGGGGGCCTATTTCTGGGACGAGCAAGCGGAAGAAGTTGCCAAGGCGACCCAAACCCCTTCTAAGGCTGCTAAAAGCCTGAAGCCGGTAAAGGCAAAGAAACCTGCACCTAAGAAAGCGGCGAAAAAGGCTCCTGCTAAAAAAGCAAAGGTAGTCGCTAAGAAGAAGACTTCTCCTAAGAAAGCTGCACCCAAGAAAAAGGCCGCTGCTAAGAAAAAAAGATAA